From Candidatus Methylomirabilota bacterium:
GGCTCTCCAAGGCCAGGCTTGAGCGGGGGGAGCCATACGCGACAGAGTTTGACCGGATTTGGCGGGAAGTCGGTCGCTCCCTCAAACAGGTGGGTGTGCGAACTCCACGAGATGTCGACCACCTGGTAAGAGCGGTTCGTGCAGGGAAAGGCCAGGGCACTGAAAAGGCCAGCGCCCGGTGAGCAAGTTGGTGGTGGACACCAACGTCATCCTCTCCAGCTTCATCAGTGCCGGCCCTCCAAGACTGATTGTTAACAGGATTCGTGATCGCCTGGACCTGCTCTGTGTCTCGCCGCCAATCTTGGACGAGTACCTTGTCGTTTTGCAGCGGGCAGGCCTATCGGCGGACCTGCTTGCCTCACTGTTCTCGCTCTTTCAGGATCCCGATCGCATCCTTCTGGCTTTCCCCTCCAGACGTCTTCACGTGATCCGCGATGATCCCAGCGACAACATGTTCATCGAGTGTGCGGTTGAAACCAGCGCAGATTATCTCATCTCTGGCGATCAGCATCTAAAAAGACTCAAGAGCTTTCAGGGTATCCAGATCGTCAGTCCTCGTGAG
This genomic window contains:
- a CDS encoding ribbon-helix-helix protein, CopG family, with amino-acid sequence MVRTTITLAEEEFAELKRLAAQQDRSVSWLLRQAFRLSKARLERGEPYATEFDRIWREVGRSLKQVGVRTPRDVDHLVRAVRAGKGQGTEKASAR
- a CDS encoding putative toxin-antitoxin system toxin component, PIN family, encoding MSKLVVDTNVILSSFISAGPPRLIVNRIRDRLDLLCVSPPILDEYLVVLQRAGLSADLLASLFSLFQDPDRILLAFPSRRLHVIRDDPSDNMFIECAVETSADYLISGDQHLKRLKSFQGIQIVSPREYLSRLREE